In Effusibacillus pohliae DSM 22757, a genomic segment contains:
- a CDS encoding Mrp/NBP35 family ATP-binding protein codes for MVTEQAIWDALRKVEDPEVHRSIVDLGMVKRVDVKEDHVMVEVLLTVSGCPLRNKIDQDVRAALASVPGVGSYDVILSTMSDEERRQFAAKVRTGQADPLQIAGQPEVPPLLRPDTKTVFIAVASGKGGVGKSTVTANLAVALSRLGYRVGVIDADIYGFSIPSIFQLGDRKPALVDNLLMPVQQDGVKIMSMGFFVPDNSPVVWRGPMLGKMLRNFFAEAYWGELDVMLLDLPPGTGDVALDVHTLLPKSKEVIVTTPQANAAEVAARAGTMAIKTNHEILGVIENMSYFEINGEKHYIFGKGGGERLARELRTDLLGEIPLGVATASGSGIFPSGSPQAWIFQSIAETIAKKAGLPAISWNKA; via the coding sequence ATGGTTACGGAACAAGCAATTTGGGACGCATTGCGCAAAGTGGAAGATCCGGAAGTGCATCGCAGCATCGTCGACCTGGGCATGGTCAAACGGGTCGACGTGAAAGAGGACCATGTAATGGTCGAAGTGCTGCTGACCGTATCCGGATGTCCGCTTCGGAATAAAATCGACCAGGATGTTCGCGCGGCTCTCGCATCGGTGCCGGGGGTCGGGTCTTATGATGTGATTCTCAGCACCATGTCGGACGAAGAACGCCGCCAATTTGCCGCGAAAGTGCGGACGGGCCAGGCCGATCCGCTGCAGATCGCGGGGCAACCGGAGGTGCCGCCGCTCCTGCGGCCCGATACAAAGACTGTGTTTATCGCGGTCGCGTCCGGAAAAGGAGGCGTCGGCAAATCGACAGTTACGGCCAATCTGGCGGTTGCGCTGTCTCGCCTCGGCTACCGGGTGGGCGTGATCGACGCCGACATTTACGGATTCAGCATTCCGAGCATCTTCCAACTGGGAGATCGCAAGCCGGCGTTGGTCGACAATCTGTTGATGCCCGTTCAGCAGGACGGCGTGAAGATCATGTCGATGGGATTCTTTGTGCCTGACAACAGTCCGGTTGTCTGGCGCGGTCCGATGCTCGGCAAGATGCTACGCAACTTCTTTGCGGAGGCCTACTGGGGTGAACTGGACGTGATGCTGCTCGATCTGCCGCCGGGTACTGGGGATGTTGCGCTTGATGTGCACACCCTGTTGCCGAAGAGCAAGGAAGTGATCGTGACGACGCCGCAGGCGAATGCCGCGGAGGTGGCGGCCAGGGCGGGCACGATGGCGATCAAAACGAACCACGAGATCCTCGGCGTGATCGAGAATATGTCCTACTTTGAAATAAACGGCGAAAAGCATTATATATTCGGTAAAGGCGGCGGCGAAAGATTGGCCCGTGAGCTGCGGACCGACCTGTTGGGCGAAATTCCGTTGGGCGTGGCAACGGCGTCTGGCAGCGGAATCTTCCCCAGCGGCAGTCCACAAGCCTGGATTT